From a single Myotis daubentonii chromosome 5, mMyoDau2.1, whole genome shotgun sequence genomic region:
- the TPM4 gene encoding tropomyosin alpha-4 chain isoform X2 — MEAIKKKMQMLKLDKENAIDRAEQAESDKKAAEEKCKQVEEELTHLQKKLKGTEDELDKYSENLKDAQEKLELTEKKASDAEGDVAALNRRIQLVEEELDRAQERLATALQKLEEAEKAADESERGMKVIENRAMKDEEKMEIQELQLKEAKHIAEEADRKYEEVARKLVILEGELERAEERAEVSELKCGDLEEELKNVTNNLKSLEAASEKYSEKEDKYEEEIKLLSDKLKEAETRAEFAERTVAKLEKSIDDLEDELYAQKLKYKAISEELDHALNDMTSL; from the exons ATGGAGGCCATCAAGAAGAAGATGCAGATGCTGAAACTGGACAAGGAGAACGCCATCGACCGCGCCGAGCAGGCCGAGTCCGATAAGAAAGCTGCGGAGGAGAAGTGCAAGCAG GTGGAGGAGGAGCTGACGCATCTCCAGAAGAAGCTGAAGGGGACCGAGGACGAGCTGGACAAGTACTCGGAGAACCTGAAGGACGCGCAGGAGAAGCTGGAGCTGACCGAGAAGAAGGCCTCGGAC GCTGAAGGAGATGTGGCAGCTCTCAATCGACGCATCCAGCTTGTTGAGGAGGAGTTAGACAGGGCTCAGGAACGACTGGCCACGGCCCTGCAGAAGCTAGAGGAAGCAGAAAAGGCTGCCGATGAGAGCGAGAG AGGAATGAAGGTGATAGAAAACCGGGCCATGAAAGATGAGGAGAAGATGGAGATCCAGGAGTTGCAGCTCAAAGAGGCCAAGCACATTGCAGAGGAGGCTGACCGCAAATACGAGgag GTAGCTCGTAAGTTGGTCATCCTAGAGGGCgagctggagagagcagaggAGCGTGCCGAGGTGTCTGAACT AAAATGTGGTGACCTGGAAGAAGAACTCAAGAATGTCACTAACAACCTGAAATCGCTGGAGGCTGCCTCTGAAAAG TATTCTGAAAAGGAGGATAAATATGAAGAAGAAATTAAACTTCTGTCTGACAAACTGAAAGAG GCCGAGACCCGTGCTGAATTTGCAGAGAGAACAGTTGCAAAACTGGAAAAATCTATTGATGACCTGGAAG ATGAGCTATATGCTCAGAAGCTCAAGTACAAGGCTATCAGCGAGGAGCTGGACCATGCTCTCAACGACATGACCTCTCTCTGA
- the TPM4 gene encoding tropomyosin alpha-4 chain isoform X4, which yields MAGLNSLEAVKRKIQALQQQADEAEDRAQGLQRELDGERERREKAEGDVAALNRRIQLVEEELDRAQERLATALQKLEEAEKAADESERGMKVIENRAMKDEEKMEIQELQLKEAKHIAEEADRKYEEVARKLVILEGELERAEERAEVSELKCGDLEEELKNVTNNLKSLEAASEKYSEKEDKYEEEIKLLSDKLKEAETRAEFAERTVAKLEKSIDDLEDELYAQKLKYKAISEELDHALNDMTSL from the exons ATGGCCGGCCTCAACTCCCTGGAGGCGGTGAAACGCAAGATCCAGgcgctgcagcagcaggcggacGAGGCGGAGGACCGCGCGCAGGGCCTGCAGCGGGAGCTGGACGGCGAGCGTGAGCGGCGCGAGAAA GCTGAAGGAGATGTGGCAGCTCTCAATCGACGCATCCAGCTTGTTGAGGAGGAGTTAGACAGGGCTCAGGAACGACTGGCCACGGCCCTGCAGAAGCTAGAGGAAGCAGAAAAGGCTGCCGATGAGAGCGAGAG AGGAATGAAGGTGATAGAAAACCGGGCCATGAAAGATGAGGAGAAGATGGAGATCCAGGAGTTGCAGCTCAAAGAGGCCAAGCACATTGCAGAGGAGGCTGACCGCAAATACGAGgag GTAGCTCGTAAGTTGGTCATCCTAGAGGGCgagctggagagagcagaggAGCGTGCCGAGGTGTCTGAACT AAAATGTGGTGACCTGGAAGAAGAACTCAAGAATGTCACTAACAACCTGAAATCGCTGGAGGCTGCCTCTGAAAAG TATTCTGAAAAGGAGGATAAATATGAAGAAGAAATTAAACTTCTGTCTGACAAACTGAAAGAG GCCGAGACCCGTGCTGAATTTGCAGAGAGAACAGTTGCAAAACTGGAAAAATCTATTGATGACCTGGAAG ATGAGCTATATGCTCAGAAGCTCAAGTACAAGGCTATCAGCGAGGAGCTGGACCATGCTCTCAACGACATGACCTCTCTCTGA
- the TPM4 gene encoding tropomyosin alpha-4 chain isoform X1: protein MEAIKKKMQMLKLDKENAIDRAEQAESDKKAAEEKCKQVEEELTHLQKKLKGTEDELDKYSENLKDAQEKLELTEKKASDAEGDVAALNRRIQLVEEELDRAQERLATALQKLEEAEKAADESERGMKVIENRAMKDEEKMEIQELQLKEAKHIAEEADRKYEEVARKLVILEGELERAEERAEVSELKCGDLEEELKNVTNNLKSLEAASEKYSEKEDKYEEEIKLLSDKLKEAETRAEFAERTVAKLEKSIDDLEEKLAQAKEENVGLHQTLDQTLNELNCI, encoded by the exons ATGGAGGCCATCAAGAAGAAGATGCAGATGCTGAAACTGGACAAGGAGAACGCCATCGACCGCGCCGAGCAGGCCGAGTCCGATAAGAAAGCTGCGGAGGAGAAGTGCAAGCAG GTGGAGGAGGAGCTGACGCATCTCCAGAAGAAGCTGAAGGGGACCGAGGACGAGCTGGACAAGTACTCGGAGAACCTGAAGGACGCGCAGGAGAAGCTGGAGCTGACCGAGAAGAAGGCCTCGGAC GCTGAAGGAGATGTGGCAGCTCTCAATCGACGCATCCAGCTTGTTGAGGAGGAGTTAGACAGGGCTCAGGAACGACTGGCCACGGCCCTGCAGAAGCTAGAGGAAGCAGAAAAGGCTGCCGATGAGAGCGAGAG AGGAATGAAGGTGATAGAAAACCGGGCCATGAAAGATGAGGAGAAGATGGAGATCCAGGAGTTGCAGCTCAAAGAGGCCAAGCACATTGCAGAGGAGGCTGACCGCAAATACGAGgag GTAGCTCGTAAGTTGGTCATCCTAGAGGGCgagctggagagagcagaggAGCGTGCCGAGGTGTCTGAACT AAAATGTGGTGACCTGGAAGAAGAACTCAAGAATGTCACTAACAACCTGAAATCGCTGGAGGCTGCCTCTGAAAAG TATTCTGAAAAGGAGGATAAATATGAAGAAGAAATTAAACTTCTGTCTGACAAACTGAAAGAG GCCGAGACCCGTGCTGAATTTGCAGAGAGAACAGTTGCAAAACTGGAAAAATCTATTGATGACCTGGAAG